One Niallia circulans DNA segment encodes these proteins:
- a CDS encoding catalase encodes MKEKEQHFHSRKANYSDLSDWQNDLPGALHSETVGERGPVLEQDNILHETLENFIHEKIPERPVHVKGYGAFGYFQTIHSMSDYTKLCFLQEPGQQVPVTVRFSLAVSTKGTPDTSRNVRGFSTKFYTEKGIFDLICNHIPVFSVRDAIRFPESIKAFLPSPVNNLIDPNRFWSFVARAPESIHFVVRLYSDAGTVKSLRHTPGHSVSTYVWRNAQGVRRYVKYHWLPSSGIKFIDSKESAYWNGTNPDIAGKDLFEAIAIGKKVEYILYVQLMETEDEVSLPYDPLDDTKVWDEQQYPLLPVGRMILNRNPDNYLEQVEKVAFSPSNLLEGAELSDDKMLQGRSNIYWDSQRHRLGPNFRSIPINNQQNWDPSALVTSGKGRHVKGRLQRSSIPKQDDFTQAGQYFHTLPSIQQDHLVENLANDLAKVSDETRSVVLQYFYNASSTLGGRVLRQIDMKPND; translated from the coding sequence TTGAAAGAAAAGGAACAGCATTTTCACAGTAGAAAAGCGAATTACTCGGACCTCTCAGACTGGCAAAATGATTTACCTGGGGCGTTGCATTCAGAGACAGTTGGAGAAAGAGGTCCTGTTTTGGAACAGGATAATATTCTGCATGAAACATTAGAAAATTTTATCCATGAAAAAATTCCAGAAAGACCCGTCCATGTAAAAGGCTATGGTGCATTTGGGTACTTTCAAACGATTCATTCTATGAGCGATTATACGAAGCTATGTTTTTTACAGGAGCCAGGACAGCAGGTGCCTGTTACAGTAAGGTTTTCGCTTGCTGTCAGCACGAAAGGCACTCCGGATACGTCGCGGAATGTGAGGGGTTTTTCTACAAAGTTTTATACAGAAAAAGGTATTTTCGATCTGATTTGCAATCATATTCCCGTTTTTTCTGTCCGTGATGCGATTCGTTTTCCTGAGTCGATTAAAGCCTTTCTTCCTTCACCAGTGAATAATCTAATTGATCCAAATCGCTTCTGGAGCTTTGTTGCCCGTGCCCCTGAGTCCATCCATTTCGTTGTCCGCTTATATTCTGATGCAGGTACAGTGAAGAGTCTCCGGCATACCCCTGGCCACAGTGTAAGTACATATGTATGGAGAAATGCCCAAGGTGTAAGACGTTATGTAAAATATCATTGGCTTCCGTCCTCTGGCATCAAATTTATTGATAGTAAAGAGTCTGCTTATTGGAACGGTACGAATCCTGATATAGCTGGGAAGGATTTATTTGAGGCAATTGCAATAGGAAAAAAGGTAGAATATATTCTCTATGTTCAGCTGATGGAAACTGAGGATGAAGTTAGCCTGCCATATGACCCGCTTGATGACACGAAGGTTTGGGATGAACAGCAATATCCCCTTCTTCCTGTCGGTCGGATGATTTTAAATCGCAACCCAGACAATTATCTGGAACAGGTTGAAAAAGTCGCCTTTTCACCTTCCAATCTACTGGAAGGTGCAGAACTCTCCGATGATAAAATGCTGCAGGGTCGCTCCAATATATACTGGGATTCTCAGCGGCACCGTCTTGGTCCTAATTTTCGATCAATACCAATTAACAACCAGCAGAACTGGGATCCATCAGCTCTCGTGACAAGCGGTAAAGGAAGGCATGTAAAAGGTCGCCTCCAACGCTCCAGTATTCCAAAACAAGACGACTTTACACAGGCCGGCCAGTACTTTCATACACTTCCTTCCATACAGCAGGACCATTTAGTCGAGAATCTGGCCAATGACCTCGCAAAGGTTTCTGATGAAACGAGAAGTGTTGTTCTCCAATATTTTTATAATGCCTCCTCTACTTTAGGTGGAAGAGTATTACGTCAAATCGACATGAAACCAAATGACTGA
- a CDS encoding GH1 family beta-glucosidase: protein MKFPHDFLFGAASASYQVEGAWNEDGKGVTNWDVFSKLPGKTFEGTNGDVAIDHYHRYKEDIKLMAEMGLESYRFSVSWARILPTGDGEVNPKGLEFYNNLIDECLKYGIVPFVTLYHWDLPITLEEDGGWTNRRTADAFVKYAEVCFREFGDRVKHWITFNETVMFTGLGYLKGAHPPGITNDEKKYFQATHYVFYAHAKAVEVYKSLKQFGEIGITHVFLPAYSVDGKKENIIAAQHANEYETFWYYDPILKGEYPSYVVKQLEEKGWTPSWTEEELDTLKRNAESNDFIGLNYYQPIRVEKIAEGSLAVEHSRESSTLAPGNPSFDGYYRTVKMEDKTYTKWGWEISPQGFLDGLHMLKDRYGDIKMYVTENGLGDEDPIIDNEIVDVPRIKYIEEHLKVVKRAIEEGINLKGYYAWSVIDLLSWLNGYKKQYGFIYVDHADNLNRKKKLSFHWYKHIIETRGEEL from the coding sequence ATGAAATTTCCGCATGATTTTTTATTTGGGGCAGCATCTGCTTCTTACCAGGTGGAAGGGGCATGGAACGAAGATGGTAAAGGGGTAACAAACTGGGACGTATTTTCGAAATTACCAGGAAAGACTTTCGAAGGGACGAATGGTGATGTTGCAATTGACCATTATCATCGTTATAAAGAGGATATTAAATTAATGGCTGAAATGGGTCTGGAATCCTATCGTTTCTCTGTATCATGGGCACGAATTCTGCCTACAGGTGATGGAGAAGTTAATCCTAAAGGATTAGAATTTTATAATAATCTTATCGATGAGTGCTTAAAGTACGGAATCGTACCATTTGTGACATTGTATCATTGGGATTTGCCAATTACTTTAGAAGAGGACGGCGGTTGGACAAATAGACGTACAGCAGATGCTTTCGTTAAATATGCAGAAGTTTGTTTCCGTGAATTTGGAGACCGTGTTAAACATTGGATTACTTTCAATGAAACAGTTATGTTTACAGGTTTAGGCTATTTAAAAGGTGCACATCCACCAGGCATTACAAATGATGAGAAGAAATACTTCCAAGCAACACACTATGTGTTTTATGCACATGCAAAAGCAGTAGAAGTGTATAAGAGCTTAAAGCAATTCGGTGAAATTGGAATTACACATGTATTTTTGCCAGCCTACAGTGTGGACGGAAAGAAAGAAAACATCATTGCTGCACAGCATGCGAATGAATATGAAACATTCTGGTATTATGATCCGATTTTAAAAGGAGAATATCCTTCATATGTTGTGAAGCAGCTAGAAGAAAAGGGCTGGACTCCAAGCTGGACAGAGGAAGAACTAGATACATTGAAGAGAAATGCAGAAAGCAATGATTTTATCGGCTTGAATTATTATCAGCCAATTCGGGTTGAAAAGATTGCGGAAGGTTCGCTTGCAGTGGAGCATTCAAGAGAATCCTCCACACTTGCTCCTGGTAACCCATCCTTTGACGGCTACTACCGAACAGTCAAAATGGAAGACAAAACATATACGAAATGGGGCTGGGAAATCTCCCCACAAGGCTTCCTTGACGGCTTGCATATGTTAAAAGACCGCTATGGGGATATTAAAATGTACGTAACTGAAAATGGCCTTGGCGACGAGGATCCTATCATTGATAATGAGATTGTCGATGTTCCTAGAATCAAATATATTGAGGAGCATTTAAAGGTTGTGAAGCGTGCAATAGAAGAAGGCATTAACTTAAAAGGCTATTATGCATGGTCTGTTATTGATTTGTTAAGCTGGCTCAACGGTTATAAGAAGCAATACGGATTCATTTATGTCGACCACGCTGATAATTTGAACAGGAAGAAAAAGCTTTCGTTTCACTGGTACAAGCATATCATTGAAACGAGAGGGGAAGAACTTTAA
- a CDS encoding MFS transporter: MAIKYGTQIFRKTSFAFFAAGFNTFAILYCVQPLMQDLASEFQLSATMASLALSLSTICLAVSMLLFGSLSEVWGRKPTMVYSMLIASILCLLTATTDNFHVLLFLRILTGIVLAGVPSVAMAYLGEEVESVSLGKAMGLYISGNAIGAMGGRIISGILSHYFGWHIAIGAVGVISIAATVIFTLTLRPSQNFNAKSFGIYNLGKSLTAHLKDPGLLCLFGLGFLLLGGNVALFNYIGYVLTGEPYALQQGVVSWIFLLFVIGMFSSIWIGRLVDRYGRQYILLMNLVLIIAGALLTINESLLGKIIGLGMTTFGFFGGHSIASGWVSQRAVNNKAQASSLYLFLYYAGSSVGGTLGGVFWTYIGWSGVVSMVIVFSILGIILAAVLLKITGIRQQTIKKTKTKHPQIDK, from the coding sequence ATGGCCATAAAATACGGTACACAAATATTTCGTAAAACAAGCTTTGCTTTTTTTGCGGCAGGCTTCAACACTTTTGCCATTCTGTATTGTGTTCAACCATTGATGCAGGATCTTGCTTCAGAATTTCAGCTTTCTGCAACAATGGCTAGCTTAGCTTTATCACTATCGACGATTTGCTTAGCGGTTAGTATGCTGCTTTTTGGGTCATTGTCTGAAGTATGGGGACGAAAGCCTACTATGGTTTATTCGATGCTTATAGCTTCCATTCTATGCTTATTGACTGCTACCACTGATAATTTTCATGTTTTGCTTTTCTTGAGGATTTTGACAGGAATTGTTTTGGCAGGAGTGCCGTCTGTTGCAATGGCATATCTGGGAGAAGAAGTGGAATCTGTCAGCCTGGGAAAAGCGATGGGACTTTATATTAGCGGCAATGCTATTGGGGCAATGGGTGGGAGAATTATTTCAGGAATCCTGAGTCATTATTTTGGCTGGCATATTGCGATAGGTGCTGTCGGGGTAATTAGTATTGCAGCTACCGTTATTTTTACTTTAACGCTAAGACCCTCGCAAAATTTTAATGCAAAAAGCTTCGGAATATATAATCTTGGCAAGTCATTAACTGCTCATTTAAAGGACCCAGGCCTGCTATGCTTGTTTGGATTAGGGTTTTTGCTGCTTGGAGGTAATGTAGCACTGTTCAATTATATTGGCTATGTGCTGACAGGTGAACCTTATGCGCTGCAGCAAGGCGTGGTGAGCTGGATTTTTCTATTATTTGTTATCGGGATGTTCAGTTCGATTTGGATTGGCAGACTAGTAGACCGCTATGGACGTCAATATATTCTGCTAATGAATCTTGTGCTTATTATAGCAGGAGCCTTACTTACGATTAATGAAAGTTTACTAGGTAAAATTATCGGCTTAGGCATGACAACATTTGGTTTCTTCGGAGGCCATTCGATTGCAAGTGGCTGGGTCAGTCAAAGAGCAGTAAATAATAAAGCCCAGGCATCCTCGCTGTACTTATTCCTGTATTATGCTGGCTCAAGTGTCGGCGGAACACTTGGTGGAGTGTTTTGGACATATATTGGCTGGAGTGGAGTAGTCTCGATGGTTATTGTCTTTTCCATTTTAGGTATTATTCTGGCTGCAGTGCTTCTTAAGATCACAGGAATCAGACAGCAGACAATTAAGAAAACGAAAACAAAACATCCGCAAATAGATAAGTAA
- a CDS encoding M20 family metallopeptidase — protein MSKVDTGLDVINHSVESKKDLYVQTSQAIHARPEIGNQEFFASETLVNLLEDAGFSVEKAVAGHETSFCAVKDSGVSGPTIAFLAEYDALPGLGHACGHNIIGTTSTAAGIALAETLAETGGRVLVLGTPAEEGGPNGSAKGSFVKHGYLKDVDVALMLHPAGKTSLTSETLAVDPLDFHFYGKAAHAAGSPEKGINALDAVIQLFNGINALRQHLTDDVRIHGIITHGGDAPNIVPEYASARFFIRAESWKKAEEVSLKVRAIADGAALATGATVKVERFQNEVKDFVLNYVLDDILKGELEAVGEIVSLEKATGKGSTDAGNISYEVPTAHGHIKIGPDDLIAHTNEFRESARSQVGDQAIISGAKALAATGYRLLKDSVLLRQVNKAFDAAKAAKNN, from the coding sequence ATGAGCAAAGTGGATACAGGTTTAGACGTTATCAATCATTCCGTTGAAAGCAAAAAGGATCTTTATGTACAAACAAGTCAAGCGATTCATGCCAGACCAGAAATCGGAAATCAAGAGTTTTTTGCAAGTGAAACCTTAGTAAATTTATTGGAGGACGCAGGATTTTCGGTAGAAAAGGCAGTGGCTGGGCATGAAACTTCCTTTTGTGCAGTGAAGGACAGCGGAGTTTCTGGACCGACTATCGCTTTCCTTGCCGAATATGATGCTCTTCCAGGTCTTGGACATGCATGCGGTCATAATATCATTGGTACAACAAGTACAGCTGCAGGCATCGCACTTGCAGAAACACTTGCCGAAACAGGAGGACGTGTGCTTGTATTAGGAACTCCTGCAGAAGAAGGCGGACCGAATGGCAGTGCAAAAGGCAGTTTTGTTAAGCATGGCTATTTAAAAGATGTTGACGTTGCATTAATGCTACATCCTGCTGGGAAAACATCATTGACGAGTGAAACACTTGCTGTTGATCCGTTAGATTTTCATTTTTACGGAAAAGCAGCACATGCAGCAGGCTCACCTGAAAAAGGTATTAATGCATTAGATGCGGTCATCCAGCTTTTCAATGGAATTAACGCATTACGACAGCACCTCACAGATGATGTTAGAATACACGGAATCATCACACACGGAGGAGATGCTCCTAATATCGTCCCTGAATATGCATCAGCACGCTTCTTTATTAGGGCGGAATCTTGGAAAAAAGCAGAAGAAGTGTCATTAAAGGTCCGGGCTATTGCTGATGGTGCAGCACTTGCAACAGGAGCGACTGTTAAAGTAGAAAGATTCCAAAATGAAGTGAAGGATTTTGTGCTAAATTACGTATTGGATGATATTTTAAAAGGGGAACTTGAAGCAGTTGGCGAAATTGTTTCGTTAGAAAAAGCGACTGGAAAAGGATCAACAGATGCTGGCAATATCAGCTATGAAGTTCCGACAGCTCACGGCCATATAAAAATTGGACCAGATGATTTAATTGCACACACAAATGAATTCAGAGAGTCTGCACGCTCACAAGTTGGCGATCAGGCAATCATAAGCGGGGCGAAGGCACTTGCGGCAACAGGCTATCGCCTGTTGAAGGATTCTGTTTTGCTTCGTCAAGTTAATAAGGCATTTGATGCAGCTAAAGCAGCAAAAAACAACTAA
- a CDS encoding LysR family transcriptional regulator, giving the protein MEWQQFEYFRTLAQMEHVTKAAEALCITQPALSRSIARFEEEIGAPLFERQGRSIRLNKYGKLFLQRVDIMMKEFELGKKEIQELLEPGRGAVSFGFLHTLSTNLIPDVIAAFRCKFPNINITLKQSPSHSLLDDMKKGELDFCLVSPIELHTPIEWTRLFSEQLFVYVPKTHMLAEHTSIDLHLLAEEPFILLKQGYALRILTEEMLQEKGIQPKIAFEGDEADTIAGLVAAGLGISILPDMKGTDMNNIVKIPINPPEYERIIALAWVDGRYLSPAALQFKGFIFDYFAEDN; this is encoded by the coding sequence ATGGAATGGCAACAATTTGAATACTTCCGAACGCTTGCCCAAATGGAGCATGTGACAAAAGCAGCCGAAGCACTTTGCATTACACAGCCTGCCTTAAGTCGGTCGATTGCCCGCTTTGAAGAAGAGATAGGTGCTCCATTATTTGAACGCCAAGGACGTTCAATCAGACTTAATAAGTATGGGAAGCTGTTTTTACAGCGTGTTGACATTATGATGAAGGAATTTGAACTTGGTAAAAAGGAAATACAGGAATTACTAGAGCCTGGACGAGGGGCCGTTTCCTTTGGTTTTTTGCATACATTAAGTACGAATTTAATCCCAGATGTAATTGCAGCTTTCCGCTGCAAATTTCCCAATATTAATATCACCTTAAAGCAAAGCCCCTCGCACTCCCTACTGGATGATATGAAAAAAGGAGAATTAGATTTTTGTCTAGTAAGTCCGATTGAATTACATACACCAATCGAATGGACGAGGCTCTTTAGTGAACAGCTATTTGTTTATGTACCTAAAACACATATGCTTGCTGAGCATACTAGCATTGATTTGCACCTGTTAGCAGAAGAACCGTTCATTCTGTTAAAGCAGGGCTATGCACTGCGGATATTAACAGAGGAAATGTTACAGGAAAAAGGAATACAGCCTAAGATAGCTTTTGAAGGTGATGAAGCAGACACTATTGCAGGTTTAGTCGCAGCAGGATTAGGCATTTCCATCCTGCCAGATATGAAAGGAACCGACATGAATAACATTGTCAAAATACCCATTAATCCTCCTGAATACGAAAGAATTATTGCTTTAGCTTGGGTTGATGGACGTTATCTTTCCCCTGCTGCCTTACAGTTTAAAGGCTTTATTTTCGATTATTTTGCAGAGGATAACTAA
- a CDS encoding MetQ/NlpA family ABC transporter substrate-binding protein: MKKLVKLFVVLLAVWALAACGNESASGDSKTVKVRIGVTGTDGEVWPLLKEKAKKEGIEVELVEFSDYTLPNQALANKEIDINSFQHIAFLSQFAKENNADLEPIGATVIAPMGIYSEKIKDIKELKKGDKIAIPDDPSNQARALKLLESAGLIKLADDFGLFGDPTKIVENPKDLDIYPVVAQQTPRVLPDVAASVINNGVAGQAGFDPVKDPIYLEDADDESVLPYVNVFAARADDADNETYKRIVELYHEADVIKAVEADTNGGSIVVDTPKEELVKQFKGL, translated from the coding sequence ATGAAAAAATTAGTGAAATTATTTGTTGTATTACTTGCAGTTTGGGCTCTTGCAGCCTGTGGAAATGAATCAGCTTCAGGCGATTCGAAAACAGTGAAAGTAAGAATTGGTGTAACCGGTACAGATGGTGAAGTATGGCCACTTTTAAAAGAAAAAGCGAAAAAAGAGGGAATTGAAGTGGAACTAGTAGAGTTCTCTGATTATACCCTTCCTAACCAAGCACTAGCGAACAAGGAGATTGATATTAACTCATTCCAGCATATTGCCTTCCTTAGCCAGTTTGCCAAAGAAAATAATGCAGATTTAGAACCAATTGGTGCTACAGTTATTGCTCCTATGGGGATTTACTCGGAAAAAATCAAGGATATTAAAGAATTGAAAAAAGGCGATAAAATTGCGATTCCTGATGATCCATCAAACCAAGCGCGTGCATTAAAGCTTCTTGAATCAGCAGGCTTAATCAAACTTGCAGATGACTTTGGACTTTTCGGTGATCCTACTAAAATTGTTGAAAATCCAAAAGATCTTGATATTTATCCAGTTGTTGCACAGCAGACTCCACGTGTTCTTCCAGATGTAGCAGCATCTGTCATTAACAACGGTGTTGCAGGTCAGGCAGGGTTTGACCCAGTTAAGGATCCAATTTACTTAGAGGATGCAGATGATGAAAGTGTTCTTCCATATGTTAATGTTTTTGCAGCACGAGCTGACGATGCAGACAATGAAACATATAAACGTATTGTTGAGCTTTACCATGAGGCAGATGTGATAAAAGCAGTAGAAGCAGATACGAACGGTGGCTCCATTGTCGTTGACACACCGAAGGAAGAGCTAGTTAAACAATTTAAAGGACTATAG
- a CDS encoding GntR family transcriptional regulator, translated as MAVKYREIADFLEREITEGKFDETNKLPTEEELAKQFEVSRSTVRKAVTQLVNRGYIYQVQGSGMFLRKKSETDYINLGSLRGLTKDLPAKLIDTKILELHVLEADDELARRLQCELGAKLYYTKRLRIVNEEPFSIEISYFKKDIVPYLNEEIAVQSIYTYLIEDLKLSIGFADKIVNCELMDEDTANLLQLKSGDPGLIIENTVSLTNGIIFELSKSIFHFQKAKILNRVSFK; from the coding sequence ATGGCAGTAAAATATAGAGAGATAGCGGATTTCTTGGAAAGAGAAATTACTGAAGGGAAATTTGACGAGACGAATAAGCTTCCAACAGAGGAGGAGCTTGCCAAACAATTTGAGGTAAGCAGAAGCACTGTCAGAAAAGCCGTCACACAGCTTGTTAATCGTGGCTATATATATCAAGTTCAAGGAAGCGGAATGTTCTTGAGAAAAAAATCGGAAACGGATTACATTAACTTAGGGAGCTTGCGTGGCTTAACGAAGGATTTGCCAGCTAAATTAATTGACACGAAGATTTTAGAATTACATGTCTTGGAGGCAGATGATGAGCTCGCAAGGAGGCTTCAATGTGAACTTGGAGCCAAATTATACTACACAAAGCGACTTCGGATTGTAAATGAAGAGCCTTTTTCCATTGAAATCAGCTACTTTAAAAAGGATATCGTTCCATATTTAAATGAGGAAATAGCTGTCCAATCGATCTATACGTATTTAATTGAAGATTTAAAGCTAAGTATCGGGTTTGCTGATAAGATAGTAAACTGTGAGCTGATGGATGAAGACACAGCCAATTTGCTGCAGTTAAAAAGCGGTGATCCTGGATTGATAATCGAAAACACCGTATCACTGACAAATGGTATCATTTTTGAACTGTCGAAATCGATCTTTCATTTCCAGAAAGCAAAAATATTGAATAGAGTAAGCTTTAAATAA
- a CDS encoding methyl-accepting chemotaxis protein → MKLPSRKKSILFKNILDFVIPIAIFSVIFSATLYTFSMNIINNYVIDQFENRLETVLNDMVENIDPTLVKSADSGNASAYKELLDKVNYYQQKHKVENTYVLAKKGNNEYIVALSNSDEQGSDYTFSEDMKQTLSEGKIQYSDIYKDEFGVHKSIFAPIKGTDMIAGIDMDASFINALKSQALYTSLALTVIFIILGIIIAYFISKRITNPIIAIKDYVNQVADGNLEVKDLNINREDEIGQLATGTQQMVLDLNTLINKIAHNAQEVSTTAEELSSSAEQTNISVVQVTESIQEVSSGVENQTQNIDKMNKGIFDVSNGMQLIASNVKDVSTNSNETSKVATNGSMVIDSALEQMDEIHQSMKHTSEVVNRLSKQTNEIGEIISLITAISDQTNLLALNASIEAARAGDHGKGFAVVAEEVRKLAEESRTAANNITNKVETIKVESSNAVEAMNSGYSKLEEGVATFEHARGAFADIKKSVDGVNTQITEVNTAIEDMNNGVQQVSKSMEELSAISVETTSNVQQIAATSEEQTAIFEEIANSAQTMSTMAESLRDSVKKFKL, encoded by the coding sequence TTGAAGTTACCCTCTAGAAAAAAGTCGATACTATTTAAAAATATTTTAGATTTTGTTATACCAATTGCAATTTTTTCCGTTATCTTTAGTGCAACTCTTTATACTTTTTCGATGAATATTATCAATAATTATGTTATTGACCAGTTTGAGAATCGATTAGAAACAGTTCTTAATGATATGGTTGAAAACATTGATCCTACTCTTGTTAAAAGTGCTGATAGTGGCAATGCAAGTGCATATAAAGAACTATTAGACAAAGTGAATTATTACCAGCAAAAACATAAGGTTGAAAACACTTATGTTCTTGCTAAAAAAGGTAATAACGAGTACATCGTCGCATTAAGTAACTCTGATGAGCAAGGGTCAGATTACACTTTTTCTGAGGATATGAAACAAACACTTTCAGAAGGAAAAATTCAATATAGTGATATTTATAAGGATGAATTTGGGGTTCATAAATCTATCTTTGCTCCTATAAAAGGAACAGATATGATTGCTGGTATTGATATGGATGCATCATTTATCAATGCTTTGAAATCACAGGCTCTTTATACGTCATTAGCGCTAACTGTCATCTTTATTATTTTAGGTATAATCATTGCGTACTTTATTAGCAAACGCATCACAAATCCTATCATTGCTATAAAGGACTACGTAAACCAAGTTGCTGATGGTAACTTAGAAGTAAAAGACTTAAATATTAATAGAGAAGATGAAATTGGACAGCTTGCAACTGGAACACAGCAAATGGTATTGGACCTGAACACTTTAATCAATAAAATAGCTCATAACGCCCAAGAGGTTTCAACAACTGCTGAAGAGCTTAGCTCAAGTGCTGAGCAAACAAATATTTCCGTCGTTCAAGTAACTGAATCTATTCAGGAAGTATCAAGTGGAGTAGAAAATCAGACTCAAAATATCGATAAAATGAACAAAGGGATATTTGATGTTTCTAATGGTATGCAGCTTATTGCTTCAAATGTTAAGGACGTGTCTACAAATTCTAATGAAACGTCTAAGGTTGCAACAAATGGTTCAATGGTTATAGATTCTGCGCTTGAGCAAATGGATGAAATTCACCAATCTATGAAACATACATCTGAGGTTGTTAATAGATTAAGCAAACAAACGAATGAAATCGGCGAAATTATTTCGTTAATTACTGCGATATCAGACCAAACGAACCTGTTAGCACTTAATGCTTCGATTGAGGCAGCAAGAGCCGGGGACCATGGTAAAGGATTTGCAGTAGTAGCTGAAGAAGTGCGTAAATTAGCGGAGGAATCAAGAACTGCTGCAAACAATATTACAAATAAAGTAGAAACAATCAAAGTAGAATCTTCGAATGCTGTGGAGGCAATGAACTCTGGTTACAGTAAATTAGAAGAAGGTGTTGCAACATTTGAGCATGCAAGAGGTGCTTTTGCTGATATTAAGAAATCAGTTGACGGTGTTAACACGCAAATCACAGAGGTTAATACTGCGATTGAAGACATGAATAATGGTGTTCAACAAGTATCTAAATCAATGGAAGAGCTAAGTGCTATTTCTGTTGAAACAACAAGCAATGTTCAACAAATTGCTGCTACCTCTGAAGAGCAAACTGCAATATTTGAAGAGATCGCAAATTCTGCACAAACTATGTCTACAATGGCTGAAAGCCTGCGTGATAGTGTTAAGAAATTTAAATTGTAA